One Tubulanus polymorphus chromosome 5, tnTubPoly1.2, whole genome shotgun sequence DNA segment encodes these proteins:
- the LOC141905076 gene encoding regulator of nonsense transcripts 1-like, with protein MTSVDTYAPTVETPLTFYDPEDATVDLLGADTQGSEFDSYDFTLPSQTQSQTQASQLDIGQSQSQVNGPEGLTVVNGLDVDINAVTHGVGELTFEEDEEDTYYTKDLPKHACSYCGIHDPASVVYCNTTKKWFCNGRGNTSGSHIVNHLVRAKAKEVTLHKDGPLGETVLECYSCGCRNIFLLGFIPAKADSVVVLLCRQPCATRSNDMNWEASSWQPLIQDRQLLSWLVKVPSEPEQLRARQISAMQINKLEELWKDNPEATLEDLEKPGVDEEPQQVLLRYEDAYQYQNIFGPLVKLESDYDKKLKESQTQDNIIVRWVTGLNKKINAFFQFSKANEEMKLMHGDELRLRYLGDAHKPWSGVGHVIKVADNFGDEVAIELQNNVDVPVECTRNFVVDFVWKATSFERMQSAMKTFAVDESSVSTYIYHKLLGHEVEDVVLRSNLPKRFNAPGLPELNPSQRYAVKTVLQRPLSLIQGPPGTGKTVTSAAIVYHLAKQIMGQVLVCAPSNIAVDQLTEKIHKTGLKVVRLCAKSREAIDSPVSFLALHNQIMNMDGYAELKKLQQLKDETGELSSTDERRFRALKKQCERELLQHADVICCTCVGAGDPRLSKMQFRSALIDESTQSTEPECMIPVVLGCKQLVLVGDHCQLGPVVMCKKAARAGLSQSLFERLVVLGTRPIRLQVQYRMHPALSSFPSNIFYEGSLQNGVTADERTRNNLDFPWPQSDKPMFFYTTTGQEEIASSGTSYLNRTEAANVEKIATKLIQGGISPLSIGVITPYEGQRSYIVQYMQYSGKMNSKLYQEIEVASVDAFQGREKDFIVLSCVRANEHQGIGFLNDPRRLNVALTRARFGIIIVGNPKVLSKQPLWNHLLNHYKENHVLVEGPLNNLKESMIQFSKPRKLVNTANPGGRFMCTTMFDAREVLVPGSVYDRGHMNGGGGPNYRHDGFVRHHDQMGFIGPNRTYNGMGLNFPVPVNMFMPTGPPPPFHNQHVVSPFGHGGKGSTRGRGAGGNSSHYRKPPRYGNTQQSMNNSQMSQNTPVDSQASQDATQSYSQGPLTQAGLSMSQPFPMSQPGLSQPEFSQDSYMGDEFKSQVDPLLSQDSTYQGDRAYMHSQALSQGGGQFSQF; from the exons ATGACTAGCGTTGATACGTACGCACCGACCGTCGAAACGCCTCTGACGTTTTACGATCCGGAAGATGCGACCGTCGACCTGTTGGGCGCCGATACTCAGGGCTCCGAATTCGATAGCTACGACTTTACCCTGCCCTCGCAGACCCAATCCCAAACTCAAGCGTCTCAGCTAGACATCGGTCAAAGTCAGAGCCAG GTGAATGGTCCGGAAGGTTTAACGGTAGTGAATGGTTTAGATGTTGATATAAACGCGGTAACTCACGGTGTCGGTGAACTGACGTTCGAAGAGGATGAAGAAGATACTTATTACACTAAAGATTTGCCTAAACACGCGTGCAG TTACTGCGGTATTCACGATCCAGCGTCTGTCGTTTATTGTAATACGACGAAGAAATGGTTCTGTAACGGACGCGGGAACACCTCGGGTAGTCACATCGTTAATCACTTAGTGCGCGCGAAAGCAAAGGAGGTGACGCTGCACAAAGACGGTCCACTCGGTGAAACGGTGCTCGAATGTTACTCGTGCGGTTGTAGAAATATATTCCTGCTCGGGTTCATTCCGGCGAAGGCTGATTCTGTAGTCGTGTTACTGTGCAGGCAACCCTGCGCAACTCGGTCTAACGATATGAACTG GGAGGCTAGTTCGTGGCAGCCTTTGATACAAGATCGGCAACTGCTGTCGTGGCTGGTTAAAGTTCCGTCCGAACCGGAACAACTAAGAGCGAGGCAGATCAGCGCGATGCAGATTAATAAGCTAGAAGAACTGTGGAAG GATAACCCAGAAGCGACATTGGAAGATTTAGAAAAACCTGGAGTTGACGAAGAACCTCAACAAGTTCTCTTGAG GTATGAGGACGCGTATCAGTATCAGAATATTTTCGGGCCGCTCGTCAAACTAGAATCGGACTACGATAAAAAACTGAAAGAATCGCAAACGCAAGACAACATCATCGTACGATGGGTGACCGGTTTGAACAAGAAAATCAACGCTTTCTTCCAGTTCTCAAAGGCTAACGAAG aaatgaagctgatgcACGGCGATGAATTGAGACTGCGGTATTTAGGTGATGCTCATAAACCTTGGTCAGGAGTGGGCCACGTGATTAAAGTCGCGGACA ATTTTGGAGATGAAGTTGCGATAGAGTTGCAGAATAACGTCGACGTTCCGGTCGAATGTACGCGGAATTTCGTCGTAGATTTTGTGTGGAAGGCGACGTCATTTGAAAG AATGCAGTCGGCTATGAAAACGTTCGCCGTTGATGAATCGTCGGTGTCGACCTACATCTACCACAAACTTCTGGGACACGAAGTCGAAGACGTCGTACTGCGTTCCAATCTACCGAAACGTTTCAACGCTCCCGGACTTCCAGAATTGAACCCGTCTCAGCGTTACGCCGTGAAAACCGTTCTGCAGAGACCTCTCAGTCTAATTCAGGGACCTCCGGGTACGGGTAAAACGGTGACATCGGCCGCGATCGTCTACCATCTCGCCAAACAGATAATGGGACAGGTTCTCGTGTGCGCGCCGTCGAATATAGCCGTCGATCAGCTCACTGAGAAAATACACAAAACAGGACTGAAG GTTGTTCGACTTTGCGCTAAAAGTCGTGAAGCTATTGATTCTCCGGTGTCGTTTTTAGCGTTGCACAATCAGATCATGAACATGGACGG ATACGCGGAGTTGAAGAAACTGCAACAACTGAAAGATGAAACCGGCGAATTATCATCGACCGACGAACGTAGATTCCGCGCTTTAAAGAAACAATGCGAGCGAGAGTTACTTCAG CATGCCGATGTGATCTGTTGTACTTGTGTCGGTGCTGGTGACCCGCGTTTATCTAAAATGCAGTTCAGATCGGCGCTGATCGATGAAAGCACTCAGTCTACCGAACCGGAATGTATGATACCGGTTGTACTCGGCTGTAAACAG TTGGTGTTGGTCGGAGATCATTGTCAGTTAGGTCCGGTAGTGATGTGTAAGAAGGCGGCTCGAGCCGGTTTATCTCAGTCGTTATTCGAACGACTCGTCGTGTTGGGAACGCGACCGATCCGTCTGCAGGTTCAGTATCGTATGCACCCGGCTCTCAGTTCGTTCCCGTCGAATATATTCTACGAGGGTTCGCTACAGAACGGAGTAACCGCCGACGAACGTACGCGCAACAATCTCGATTTCCCGTGGCCGCAATCCGATAAACCGATGTTCTTTTATACGACGACCGGACAAGAAGAAATAGCAAGTTCCGGAACTTCTTATCTCAACAG GACTGAGGCTGCAAATGTTGAAAAGATCGCTACGAAGTTGATTCAAGGCGGAATTTCTCCGCTGTCAATCGGAGTTATAACCCCGTACGAAGGTCAACGGTCGTATATCGTACAGTACATGCAGTACAGCGGAAAGATGAACTCGAAACTCTACCAGGAAATCGAGGTGGCCAGCGTCGACGCGTTCCAAGGTCGCGAGAAAGATTTCATCGTGTTGTCGTGCGTACGCGCCAACGAGCACCAGGGTATCGGGTTCCTGAACGATCCACGACGTTTGAACGTAGCTCTCACAAGAGCGCG GTTTGGTATAATTATCGTCGGGAATCCGAAGGTTCTTTCGAAGCAACCGTTATGGAATCATCTGTTAAACCACTACAAGGAGAACCACGTGCTGGTCGAGGGACCGTTGAATAATCTTAAAGAAAGCATGATTCAATTCAGCAAACCGAGAAAACTCGTTAACACAGCAAACCCG GGCGGAAGATTTATGTGCACTACAATGTTCGATGCGAGGGAGGTTTTAGTTCCTGGAAGTGTTTACGATCGCGGACATATGAATGGAGGAGGAG GTCCGAACTATCGACACGACGGCTTCGTACGACATCACGATCAGATGGGTTTTATCGGACCTAATCGTACGTATAACGGAATGGGTTTGAATTTCCCGGTGCCGGTGAATATGTTCATGCCGACCGGACCTCCGCCACCGTTTCACAATCAACACGTCGTTTCACCGT TTGGACACGGCGGTAAAGGGTCTACTCGTGGGCGCGGCGCCGGCGGTAACAGTTCGCATTACCGTAAACCACCTCGATACGGTAATACGCAACAGTCGATGAATAACAGTCAAATGAGTCAGAATACACCAGTTGATAGCCAGGCGAGCCAG GATGCGACTCAATCGTACTCGCAAGGCCCACTAACGCAAGCCGGTCTCTCGATGAGTCAACCGTTCCCGATGAGTCAGCCGGGTCTGTCGCAGCCCGAGTTCTCGCAGGATAGCTACATGGGCGACGAGTTCAAGTCGCAAGTCGATCCGCTGTTGTCGCAGGATTCGACGTACCAGGGCGACCGCGCGTACATGCACTCGCAGGCTTTGTCGCAGGGCGGCGGACAGTTCTCGCAGTTCTAA